From a single Okeanomitos corallinicola TIOX110 genomic region:
- a CDS encoding alkaline phosphatase PhoX encodes MHINTPFDTNQPAQLKGLQGYTVDPILTIGETVNGYTPTGIPDGTGAFELNETTVRVLVNSEIGSNTGYAYTLENGTSLTGSRISYFDIDKSTLKIVDSGLAYNTIYNRTGEVVDEASDLEFEGIQRFCSANLMEAHQFGAGMGFADTIYFAGEETDGGTQFALDTATGDLWALPWLGRAAWESVTEIDTGNTDQIALLVGDDRGPAPLILYVGEKDSSADAGFLARNGLNNGKLYVWVADDAADAADAIEADPRDFSGSGNMTAGQFIEIDYYRPDLAGTNGYDAQGFADQDKQDALAADVGAFLFSRPEDVATNPFDGTEAVLASTGRTSVFDGADTWGTTYTVDLDFSEAGITADLNILYDGNDADKQDFGLRSPDNLDWADDGKIYLQEDRAIGSDLFGATSGEEASIWRIDPFGADPAATATRVAQIDRSGVPAGQTDSNPTDIGNWESSGILDVSTLFGNAPGTQFIYDVQAHSLRDGDIINKPGIDTDGDGTVEANDNLVQGGQLGFLIAPGASLIQDSQLVSGSTGADALIGGIDFDAINDTVFTGAGDDEVDVLFGGVLAGNNRIATGSGEDTIDVGNGDRIFGGSDNDIIDATDATGYRLSGGAGMDSFFLGADGRALGGDGDDRFFVQEGGENLISGGAGMDQFWIVNGDLPMEANTIIDFEMGMDVLGIGGAGVGFDDLTLTGDSIMIGGTTVAMLMGVDTSSLTVADFAFM; translated from the coding sequence ATGCACATTAATACACCATTTGACACAAACCAACCAGCACAACTGAAGGGTCTGCAAGGTTATACTGTTGATCCTATTCTTACTATTGGTGAAACAGTTAATGGTTACACTCCCACAGGTATTCCTGATGGTACGGGTGCATTTGAATTAAATGAAACCACAGTTCGAGTCCTGGTTAACTCAGAGATAGGTAGTAATACAGGTTACGCCTATACCTTAGAAAATGGTACTTCCTTAACCGGCTCACGGATTAGCTATTTTGACATTGATAAAAGCACTCTGAAAATAGTTGATTCAGGTTTAGCTTACAACACAATTTATAACCGTACTGGTGAAGTTGTAGACGAAGCTTCCGATTTAGAATTTGAAGGAATTCAGCGTTTCTGTTCTGCAAACTTGATGGAAGCTCATCAATTTGGTGCTGGGATGGGTTTTGCAGACACCATCTACTTTGCAGGGGAAGAAACCGACGGTGGTACACAGTTTGCTTTAGACACCGCCACTGGCGATTTATGGGCTTTACCCTGGTTAGGTCGTGCTGCTTGGGAAAGTGTTACAGAGATTGATACAGGTAACACAGATCAAATAGCTCTGTTAGTGGGTGATGATAGAGGTCCTGCACCATTAATTTTATACGTTGGTGAAAAAGATAGTAGTGCTGACGCTGGTTTCTTAGCACGTAACGGTTTAAATAACGGTAAATTGTACGTCTGGGTTGCTGATGATGCAGCAGACGCAGCGGATGCAATTGAGGCTGACCCTAGAGACTTTAGTGGCAGTGGTAACATGACAGCTGGTCAGTTTATAGAAATTGACTACTACCGTCCTGACCTAGCTGGTACAAATGGTTACGACGCTCAAGGTTTTGCTGACCAAGATAAACAGGATGCCTTAGCGGCTGATGTTGGTGCTTTCTTGTTCTCTCGTCCTGAAGACGTAGCTACCAACCCCTTTGATGGTACAGAAGCAGTGTTAGCTTCCACCGGTCGTACCAGTGTCTTTGATGGTGCTGATACCTGGGGTACAACTTACACAGTTGATCTTGACTTTAGTGAAGCTGGCATTACTGCTGACTTGAACATCCTTTATGATGGCAACGATGCAGATAAGCAAGATTTTGGTCTACGTAGCCCTGATAACTTAGATTGGGCAGATGATGGCAAAATCTATCTGCAAGAAGACCGGGCTATCGGTTCTGACCTCTTTGGTGCAACTTCTGGAGAAGAAGCTTCTATCTGGAGAATTGACCCCTTTGGGGCTGATCCTGCTGCCACTGCAACCCGTGTAGCACAAATTGATCGCTCTGGTGTACCTGCTGGACAAACTGATTCTAATCCTACAGATATTGGTAACTGGGAATCTTCCGGTATTCTTGATGTTTCCACCCTGTTTGGTAATGCTCCTGGTACACAATTCATCTATGATGTCCAAGCTCACAGTCTTCGTGATGGTGACATTATCAACAAACCCGGTATTGATACTGATGGAGATGGCACAGTTGAAGCTAATGATAACTTGGTACAAGGTGGTCAGTTAGGGTTCTTAATTGCTCCTGGTGCTTCTTTGATTCAAGATTCTCAATTGGTATCTGGTTCTACAGGTGCAGATGCTTTAATAGGTGGAATTGACTTTGATGCTATCAACGATACAGTCTTTACTGGTGCTGGAGACGATGAAGTAGATGTTCTTTTCGGTGGTGTCCTAGCTGGTAATAACCGCATTGCTACTGGTAGCGGTGAAGATACTATTGATGTCGGAAATGGCGATCGCATCTTTGGTGGTAGTGATAATGACATCATAGATGCTACCGATGCTACTGGTTATCGTCTCTCCGGTGGCGCTGGCATGGATAGTTTCTTCCTGGGTGCAGATGGTCGCGCTTTGGGTGGAGATGGTGATGATAGGTTCTTCGTCCAAGAAGGTGGCGAAAACTTAATTTCCGGTGGTGCAGGTATGGATCAATTCTGGATCGTTAACGGTGACCTACCTATGGAAGCTAACACCATTATTGACTTTGAAATGGGTATGGATGTCTTAGGTATTGGTGGTGCTGGTGTTGGGTTTGATGACCTGACCTTAACAGGTGACAGTATTATGATTGGTGGAACAAC